A segment of the Streptococcus dysgalactiae subsp. dysgalactiae genome:
CTAAAAAAACAGTTAAGGCTGCTCAATTACCAGAAGGAATAAAGAGCTTTAGTCAAAAGACCGTTATTTCAAAAATTCCAGGTTATGCTGCTGAAAACATGACCTTAACCATGATTACTTGGGTGCTACTCATAGCGTCATCTGCTATCTTAGGGGTTTTCTTTTATATCTTGACCCTCCAAAAATTAAAACAATTTGGGGTCTTAAAAGCAATCGGCATGTCCATGACAGAAATAGCAGGAATACAGTTATCGCAGATAGGCATTTTAGCCTTTTTAGGCTTAGGTATTGGGGTGGCTGTGGCGACTTTACTAGCTCAAATATTACCTGCTAGCATGCCCTTTTATCTGGTGTGGTCTGATGTGTTTTTAGTAACAGCTAGTTTCTTTATTATTGCGATGATCTGCGGTTGTTTAACACTTTTAAAAGTGAAACAAGTCGATCCCGTTCAAGTTATTAGTGGAAATGAGGAATAAATATGGCGATTTTAGAATTAACAAATATTTCAAAAAGCTTCCAGGATGGTGATCAATCAAAGGTGATTTTAGATCAGGTTAACTTAAGTGTTTCGGAGGGGGAATTTGTTGCTGTTTTGGGACCATCTGGATCAGGAAAGTCGACTTTATTAACCATTGCAGGCTTATTATTATCAAGCGATTCTGGTCAATTGCATATTGCTGGACAAGAGCTTACCCAACTCAAACAAAGTGAGTGGACAAAGAAACGTCGAGAATTAATTGGTTTTATTTTCCAAAATCATCAACTACTTCCTTATTTAACCATTTCAGAACAATTACAACTGGTAGCCAACTTGTCGTCAGATCAAACAAAAGAGGAAAGTCGTCAAGAAATGGTTGAGTTACTGGATCAACTTGGCATACTAGAGTCCAAAAACAAATATCCAAGTCAGTTATCGGGTGGTCAGAAACAACGGGTAGCAATCGCTAGGGCTTTCATCAGCCATCCTCAATTGATCTTAGCAGATGAACCAACGGCTAGTTTGGATGAAGACAGGGGACGTGAAATCGCTGCTTTAATACAAAAAGAAGTGAAGGAGCAGAATAAGGCTGCTGTCATGGTAACACATGATCAACGGATACTAGAATTTGTAGATACTGTCTACGAACTGAAACATGGAAAGCTCTATAAAATCTTCCTATGATTTTTCTGAAACATGATATAATGTAACCAATATGAGGTAGCGTACTAAAGAATAAATGTATAAGGTGAGGAGAAAGTAATGTTTGCTATTTTAGTAGTGGAAGATGATTGGTCTCTCCAAAAAGTAATTTCAACTAAACTAAGTCAAGAAGGTTATCATGTTCATGTAGCTTCTAATGGCCAAGAAGCCTTAAATTATTTAGAGAACACGCACATTGATCTAATGGTGGTTGATATTATGATGCCTGTTATGGATGGTTATAGCCTTGTAAAACTGCTCCGAGAAAGTGGTCAGCAGTTACCGATCTTAATGATGACAGCAAAATCTCAATTTGAATCCTTAGAAGAAGCTTTTCAGTTAGGTGTTGATGATTATCTTGTTAAGCCCATTATCTTATCTGAATTGGTGTTGCGCATTAAAGCCCTGCTTAGACGGGTTAAGCTAGAGCATGAACAAGAATTGCAACTGGCTAACTGTAAGCTGCAATACCAATCTTTGACCTTAACAGATCTCAAAACAGGTCGTATTGAGCAACTGCCTCCCAAGGAATTTTATGTCTTGTATAAGCTTTTGAGCACTCCTCAGAAAATATTTACCCGTTTGGATTTGCTTGATGATATTTGGGGGATGGAAGAGGATTACGATGAGCGCGTGGTTGACGCCTGCATCAAACGCATCCGCCAAAAATGCAAAGATTATCAAGATTTTGATATTATCACCATACGTGGTTTAGGGTATAAAGGACAAATTAATCATGGACAAACCTCCTAAAGAACTAGCCTTCTCACTTAGATATTATTTTGTTTGGGTTTTTTGTAGCATTCTTATTTTTTCTTGTTTGATAGGAATTTTATTAGCAGCCTTGCTGAATTATTATATCCTGAGCAGCCATGATATCCATCTGATAGCAGCTATTGCCTGTTTCATCAGTATTGTCATAGGTTCCTTGTGCATGTGGTATGGCTCCATCTACCTGACTCGGCCAATTAGTCAATTGAATGATGCGGTTACAAGAGTATCTAAAGGGGATTTATCCGTTCAAATCAATCGCCGGAAATACCCACATCAAAAAGCAGCTTTTCATAATGAAATTGATGAGTTAGCACATAACTTCAACACAATGACAAAAGATCTTCAGCAAATAGAAATCATGCGTCAAGAGTTTATTTCAAATGTTTCGCATGAATTGAAGACCCCGGTTGCTTCCCTATCAGGTATCAGTGAGTTATTATTGGATAAGAACGTCCCTGAAAAAGAGCAACAAGAGTTACTAGAACTCATGCAGTCTGAAACCAAGCGTTTATCACGTTTGTGTGATGATTTATTAAATCTATCCCGTCTCGAAAAAGGGGACTATCAAGTCCAAAGCGTTCGCATTGATGAACAACTACGACATGCTCTTATTTTGTTAGCTGAAAAATGGCAGGACAAGGAACTGCAGATTGACTTTCAATCAGATGCGGTTACCCTTGAAACAATCCCAGACTTGTGCATGCAAATCTGGACTAACCTGATTGACAATGCTATCAAATATAGTAAACCGTCACTTCCTGTAGACTTGAGTATTTTTTGCGAGGAACATGATAACATGGTGGAGGTCATCATCAGAGATAAGGGAATAGGCATGTCAGACGCGGTTAAGCATCGTATGTTTGAAGAATTTTACCAAGCAGAGAGTTCCCATTCTCAGCAAGGCTATGGCTTAGGGTTAACAATCGTGAAGAAAATTAGTCAGCGCTTAGGTGCCAAGTTAGCTGTTGATTCGATATTAGGTGAAGGAACAGAGATAGTAGTTTGTTTTCCTAAAAGTATGAGTGACTAAAGCGAGTAGATACTCATTGTTCATTAGTCAGTAGCAATGCTTTCCTTTGACTTGAAAACGTTTTTATGATACCATTGGGGTACAGATTTATTTCGGATGAGTCTAGTGCCTAATAAAGGAGGACAATATTATGACATTCGATTATAAAGACCATGGTAAAGAACGTTTTGTTGTTGATATTGAAGATTATACCAAACAAAATGATAATTACCGTACAACCATTTGGACTGGGGAGAAACTCCAAGTCACCTTAATGAGTATTGAGCCTGGCGATGATATCGGGTTAGAAATTCATCACGGTATAGACCAATTTTTACGGATTGAATCTGGAAAAGGGTTATGTCAAATGGGAGATTCAGAAGACTATCTTGATTTTGAGCAAGTTGTTGAAGGAGATGATGCTATTTTAGTTCCTGCAGATACTTGGCACAATGTTCAAAATATTGGCGATACTCCACTAAAAATCTACTCAATTTATGCTGGTCCAGACCACGTTTTTGGTACCATTCATCACACGCATGAAGATGCTAAAAATGATCCTAACGAAGATTAAATGATTCAAAAAGCAACACCACTGGTTGATTAGTGGTGTTGCTTTTTGAATGTGGTGCTCATGAAAAGAAGGCATTTACCTATTACTGTTAATGGTTTAGTGAAAGACCCTAAATATTGAACAAGCTGTCCGCCAAATTGTTTCTTGTAGTTAAAATTACCAATTCCTTCTTGAGATTGATCAACTTCGATGGTACCTCCAAAGTTAAAATAAGAAAGACCAGATTCTTTAGCATATCGAATCATGTCACAATTAATTAAAGTTGCTCCCCCAAAAATAAAGTATTCTTGAATATTACCTCCAAAGTAACTAAGCAATTCATCACCGTAGTCGATAAAAAGGTAGGACGAAAGAGGTAAATGGTCAGTTTTTACCTGAAGTTTTTGGAATTCCTGCCAACGTTTTTGGTAACTGGTTAACTGTTGCGTCGCATTTTTGATAACTGTGTTACGTTTTTTAGAATCTGCTTTATTCTCTAAATCTTTAATTTCTTCCTGATACCGATTGATGTGATCCTTTAGATAGGTTTGATAGGATGCGCAGTCAAGATAAGCATACATAAACTTTGCCTGATCTCCCAACTTATCTTTGAGGGTTTCAAAAAAAGAAAGGTCTTGGATACTAAATGATTTCCGATGAGAAGTTTGCTGTAAAATATCATAAAATAAGGGAATTTCTGTAGCTGTCAACTCTTTTACTTTGACGTGAGAATTTCTATATTTCTTGATGTTCCGTTTGAGGGAATTGGAGAAACTTGCCTCAATCTCTTGATAATTACGATACGGTCGGAGGTCTTTCAAAAAGACTTGCATCATCCCATTGAATAAGTAATCAGAATCGAAATAAAGGTTGTAACTTAAACGCCTAAATACATCAGCAATCTCTTGATTCTCATTCTGACTAATAATGGCCAAGTTTTCATCCTTACGCTGATCAATAAGACAGGGGTGGCACATTAGGCTGATAGCCTGTTGTTGACGGACATGGTGTTCCAATGATTGGATTGCCTGAATAACTAGAGAGGGATTTGAATAATCTAAGACAGGACCTTGAATGACCAATGGTTCTTGGAAATATTTCCATTTTTTCCGGTAATCCACAACTGCCAAGCCAACCACTTGTCCATCTTCAAGGAACAATAAGCGTTCAACTTTGTTATAATGATTGCGTTCTTCTTGCAGTTCAGCTATCTGATGAGATTGTAGTATATTAGAGGTTAAAAAAGTTTCTTGGGCAGCTAAAAATTCCGATGCAGTAGCACTAATGATTTTCATAGTAGGATCCTAACATTTCTCCAGAAATTCAGATTCAGCATCACAAAAAGATTTCTTTTGCATGTCTTATTGTTACATATATATTACAATTAAATAACAATTGTGTGAAAATGTTTCTCACATTTGAAAAAATATTTTTTTAACAAGTTAACATTAGTCTATAGAGTATAAACTAGAGAATTAAAACAAGCATTTCCTTGAGCTAGAAAATTAGTCAAAAACCTCAAAGAGTTACTAAAAGTGATTTCACAGGATTAAATTAGGCTAACATGAATTGAATAGCTATAAACAAAGGAAATGAAACCTAAAAAGCTAATAAGGTGAGCCTTAACAGAAAGACACGACACGAAGAAAAAATAGATTAAAATGAAGATGATCAAAAACAACATGGACGATTTCAGAGGTTTTAAAAAACAGTTTGGGAAGGTAATTGTTAAATTATACGTACGTAACCTAAAAATAGTTGTATCTGCAGAGATGCAGGGAAATTAGTAAAAACAAGGACAGGAGAGAGACAGCTATTTTTCTCTGCTATATCTTTCCGAAAAACTATAATTTTCTTGAAAAATATGTAAGGGTATGATATACTTCTGTTAGAACGATTTCTCTAATCATAAGGTATTTAAAAAGGAAATATAATATGAGACGTGATTTGTTACTCGAAAAAATTGAAACTTATAAAGCTATCATGCCTTGGTATGTGTTAGAATACTATCAGTCAAAATTGGCTGTCCCATACAGTTTTACAACCCTATATGAGTATTTAAAAGAATACAAACGTTTTTTTGACTGGTTAATGGATGCTGACTTAACGGATGCGACTGTCATTGCTGATATCGATTTAGCGACTCTTGAACACTTGACTAAGAAAGATTTAGAGGCCTTTGTTCTGTACCTAAGAGAACGCCCTTCTCTTAATACTTATTCCACCAAACAGGGTCTTTCTCAAACAACGATTAATCGCACCTTGTCTGCTTTATCAAGTCTTTATAAATATTTGACTGAAGAGGTTGAAAATGATCAGGGAGAGCCTTATTTCTATCGGAATGTCATGAAGAAGGTGTCCACGAAGAAGAAAAAAGAAACCCTAGCTTCTAGAGCTGAAAACATTAAACAAAAGCTTTTTTTAGGAGATGAAACCATGGGTTTTCTAGAGTATGTAGATAAGGATTATGAACTCAAATTATCCAATCGTGCCAAATCTTCTTTCCGTAAAAATAAAGAGAGAGATCTAGCAATTATTGCCCTACTACTGGCCTCAGGCGTTCGTCTATCAGAAGCCGTTAATCTTGATTTAAAAGATGTTAATCTTAATATGATGGTTATCGAGGTTATCCGCAAAGGGGGAAAACGAGATTCAGTGAATGTTGCAGGTTTTGCTAAACCTTATTTAGAAGCTTATCTGGCTATTCGCAAGAATCGTTATAAGGCTGAAAAACAAGACCTTGCCTTCTTTTTAACGGAATATCGAGGGGTCCCTAATCGCATGGATGCCTCCAGTATTGAAAAAATGGTTGGTAAATACTCTCAAGATTTTAAAATTCGTGTGACTCCCCATAAGTTACGACACACATTAGCCACACGTCTTTATGATGCGACCAAGTCCCAGGTTTTGGTCAGTCATCAATTGGGGCATGCATCGACTCAAGTTACCGATTTGTATACACATATTGTTAACGATGAACAAAAAAACGCCTTAGACAAATTATAAAAAAATACATAAAAATAATTATGTAAAATAAATACCGAATTATTTACATTTTGCAAAAATTTAATTAAAATAATACTGTGAAGAAAAAACTAATACCAATTCTATCTTATTTCAAACCGTACGACTATCTATTGGTTACCCTGGCTATTCTGATTTCCTTTATCCCATTAGTTGTAACGACCTACTATCACCCAACTACTGCTTCGCCCCAGAATTTAGTAGCTGTGGTCAAAATTAATGGTCAGGTAGCTGATGAATTTCCTTTGAAAAAAGGAGGAAAGCATCAAGAAAAGACCTACTATCCACAAAAAGGGCATTATAATATCATTGAAATTGACGGTAAACGTATCCGCGTTAAAGAAGACAATAGTCCTGATCAGATTGCCGTAAAAACTGGCTGGATTAGTCAGCCAGGTCAGGTGTCTGTCTGCCTTCCTCATAAACTGATTATTGAAATTCAAGGGTCAAGTGATGATTCACCTCAAAATGAAGAAGATGAGCTTATTCTACCCCTTTAATTACTAGCATATTAAAACAACCTTAGCACTTTGGTGATGTTAGATTATCCCAATAAACTGAGGTTGTTTTTTTAGATGAAACAAAGAATAATGAGTAACAGTAAATAGATGCTGCTGACTAAGACAAAATTCTTAATGGATTCAATAAATGTTTTTTGTTTCA
Coding sequences within it:
- a CDS encoding ABC transporter ATP-binding protein → MAILELTNISKSFQDGDQSKVILDQVNLSVSEGEFVAVLGPSGSGKSTLLTIAGLLLSSDSGQLHIAGQELTQLKQSEWTKKRRELIGFIFQNHQLLPYLTISEQLQLVANLSSDQTKEESRQEMVELLDQLGILESKNKYPSQLSGGQKQRVAIARAFISHPQLILADEPTASLDEDRGREIAALIQKEVKEQNKAAVMVTHDQRILEFVDTVYELKHGKLYKIFL
- a CDS encoding response regulator transcription factor, with the protein product MFAILVVEDDWSLQKVISTKLSQEGYHVHVASNGQEALNYLENTHIDLMVVDIMMPVMDGYSLVKLLRESGQQLPILMMTAKSQFESLEEAFQLGVDDYLVKPIILSELVLRIKALLRRVKLEHEQELQLANCKLQYQSLTLTDLKTGRIEQLPPKEFYVLYKLLSTPQKIFTRLDLLDDIWGMEEDYDERVVDACIKRIRQKCKDYQDFDIITIRGLGYKGQINHGQTS
- a CDS encoding HAMP domain-containing sensor histidine kinase, which codes for MDKPPKELAFSLRYYFVWVFCSILIFSCLIGILLAALLNYYILSSHDIHLIAAIACFISIVIGSLCMWYGSIYLTRPISQLNDAVTRVSKGDLSVQINRRKYPHQKAAFHNEIDELAHNFNTMTKDLQQIEIMRQEFISNVSHELKTPVASLSGISELLLDKNVPEKEQQELLELMQSETKRLSRLCDDLLNLSRLEKGDYQVQSVRIDEQLRHALILLAEKWQDKELQIDFQSDAVTLETIPDLCMQIWTNLIDNAIKYSKPSLPVDLSIFCEEHDNMVEVIIRDKGIGMSDAVKHRMFEEFYQAESSHSQQGYGLGLTIVKKISQRLGAKLAVDSILGEGTEIVVCFPKSMSD
- a CDS encoding cupin domain-containing protein, with amino-acid sequence MTFDYKDHGKERFVVDIEDYTKQNDNYRTTIWTGEKLQVTLMSIEPGDDIGLEIHHGIDQFLRIESGKGLCQMGDSEDYLDFEQVVEGDDAILVPADTWHNVQNIGDTPLKIYSIYAGPDHVFGTIHHTHEDAKNDPNED
- a CDS encoding peptidoglycan bridge formation glycyltransferase FemA/FemB family protein, whose amino-acid sequence is MKIISATASEFLAAQETFLTSNILQSHQIAELQEERNHYNKVERLLFLEDGQVVGLAVVDYRKKWKYFQEPLVIQGPVLDYSNPSLVIQAIQSLEHHVRQQQAISLMCHPCLIDQRKDENLAIISQNENQEIADVFRRLSYNLYFDSDYLFNGMMQVFLKDLRPYRNYQEIEASFSNSLKRNIKKYRNSHVKVKELTATEIPLFYDILQQTSHRKSFSIQDLSFFETLKDKLGDQAKFMYAYLDCASYQTYLKDHINRYQEEIKDLENKADSKKRNTVIKNATQQLTSYQKRWQEFQKLQVKTDHLPLSSYLFIDYGDELLSYFGGNIQEYFIFGGATLINCDMIRYAKESGLSYFNFGGTIEVDQSQEGIGNFNYKKQFGGQLVQYLGSFTKPLTVIGKCLLFMSTTFKKQHH
- the xerS gene encoding tyrosine recombinase XerS, with product MRRDLLLEKIETYKAIMPWYVLEYYQSKLAVPYSFTTLYEYLKEYKRFFDWLMDADLTDATVIADIDLATLEHLTKKDLEAFVLYLRERPSLNTYSTKQGLSQTTINRTLSALSSLYKYLTEEVENDQGEPYFYRNVMKKVSTKKKKETLASRAENIKQKLFLGDETMGFLEYVDKDYELKLSNRAKSSFRKNKERDLAIIALLLASGVRLSEAVNLDLKDVNLNMMVIEVIRKGGKRDSVNVAGFAKPYLEAYLAIRKNRYKAEKQDLAFFLTEYRGVPNRMDASSIEKMVGKYSQDFKIRVTPHKLRHTLATRLYDATKSQVLVSHQLGHASTQVTDLYTHIVNDEQKNALDKL
- a CDS encoding NusG domain II-containing protein — its product is MKKKLIPILSYFKPYDYLLVTLAILISFIPLVVTTYYHPTTASPQNLVAVVKINGQVADEFPLKKGGKHQEKTYYPQKGHYNIIEIDGKRIRVKEDNSPDQIAVKTGWISQPGQVSVCLPHKLIIEIQGSSDDSPQNEEDELILPL